In a genomic window of Choristoneura fumiferana chromosome 19, NRCan_CFum_1, whole genome shotgun sequence:
- the Cirl gene encoding calcium-independent receptor for alpha-latrotoxin isoform X2, with the protein MLSVELPAEARSSEPRYETAYACEGKTLKIGCGEGSVIHLIRANYGRFSITICNDHGNTDWSVNCMSTRSLRVLHSRCSMHQNCSILASTSMFGDPCPNTLKYLEAHYQCVPASTTSTTNRPSPPWLITSQPTVWRSTNPPIPKSPVQTQQNERKKPTVITPPTFRPHITLPPEVKLGDVASKKTTTRQPDSSSEREPQQPPKDSLPEVPEEIPKAVEPENRPRNDKPSKEKEDDVVTDENPHWPVKDDDSDSTASVHDPPKDNPLPDLDPVDDLFGKRFSTIATPNLGWRPYCPQVNARGLHWNWTLAGTYAVQPCPGGATGLARWKCTLTPIHHTEEDRPRRRGAGLQSGENYHDLGLEPSDRHLQLMRRLGSEALLKGDALPEWHGLTPDLSECRSVWLNSLEARVREGESLLSISNDLAQVTSSKTLYGGDMMTTTSIMKKLAQRMSQNVQTFPDPKQREAIVTDMLLGVIKTGSNLLEESQRASWADLSAEAQNRVASALLTQLEENAFLLADAVTKEKTILQIVKNICLSVRVLEVKNVEDETFPSIIAQEQWKASEDTITIPKAALLDNRQNDLVRIVFFAFDRLEQILPPTFGKSPQFAAFSSDPSSSTTSLNSEREKRNITRVLNSKVISASLGNGRHIQLSQMVHLTMKHLKTENVTNPACVFWDYTLHGWSPEGCHVEWSNSTHTGCACSHLTNFAILMDVHGVSIGAKHEMALRLLTFIGCAISAVALLAAIIVFQCFRNMKSDRVLIHKNLCACLLIAEVVFMLGIDQTQDRILCGIIAGLLHYFFLAAFAWMFLEGFHLYAMLVEVFEPERPRARWYCASAYLAPALVVLASAAAFPGGYGTPQHCWLSTDRLFVMSFVGPVALVLTANWICLSMVIYMMCHHSTVSIKAKENSKLYKIRVWLNSSLVLAFLLGLTWTFGLLYLNEQTVGVAYAFTILNSLQGLFIFIFHCLQNEIFQKECARLGRRHPWLSCCLYFTGQPSQPMPHNNAATASSSNHVDTRQGSVKSRRYHQSAAADSEDAVDPRDVTSYNLQPETSRWNVRPTAPIYVPSDETRSMRVPTPLNIPHSASHTQSIASMHSYRHMDAPNDYQNLRSRSPSCFSNKMAASVGGNEWNNGSMWKNTSSKHHPSGTATLPHHDTLSRQLAQQNHLHSPYNECEVPTHTPGSPRHAIKDEESPLHHQGYQTTRSYNHDFRNPHVYMSQHSPGSQEMIFRKHYKDENRRKHHHHHGSQNINHTYSEIASQQGRIYRRGSEQEFRVIQDDPVYEEIERNETLMSDMSDDNSGPDNCRQNPGHHGSSSSKFYGDHRPLISYSPGERHHHDQEHYGKYGKWDTIERAYDPRHAYESGRLMHPAYHQPQENNMRALAAVLNGENNVVCHLEPHNSYDAYQPQAGNPRTVSQPSF; encoded by the exons AGCCTCGGTACGAGACAGCATACGCGTGCGAAGGCAAGACCCTGAAGATAGGCTGTGGCGAAGGCTCGGTCATCCACCTCATCAGAGCCAACTATGGGCGGTTCTCCATCACCATCTGCAATGATCATGGGAACACGGACTGGAGCGTCAACTGTATGTCCACGAGGAGCTTACGGGTTTTACATAGCAG ATGTAGTATGCACCAAAACTGCAGTATATTGGCGAGCACGAGCATGTTCGGTGACCCGTGCCCGAACACGCTCAAGTACTTGGAGGCGCATTACCAGTGTGTGCCTG CATCAACGACCAGCACAACAAATCGACCATCACCGCCTTGGCTGATCACATCGCAGCCCACCGTGTGGAGGTCGACAAATCCACCCATACCAAAAAGTCCAGTCCAGACCCAACAAAATGAAAGGAAGAAGCCAACAGTCATTACACCACCAACGTTCAGGCCGCATATCACGCTACCACCTGAAGTCAAGTTAGGAGATGTTGCATCTAAG AAGACCACAACACGGCAACCAGACTCATCGTCAGAGAGAGAGCCTCAGCAGCCGCCAAAGGATAGTTTACCCGAGGTGCCAGAAGAAATCCCGAAGGCTGTGGAACCAGAGAACCGGCCGAGGAATGACAAACCTAGCAAAGAAAAGGAGGATGATG TTGTTACAGATGAAAATCCTCACTGGCCAGTTAAAGATGATGATTCAGATTCGACAGCATCCGTTCATGATCCGCCTAAAGATAATCCTCTACCAGATCTAGATCCTGTTGATGACCTATTTGGTAAGAGATTct CTACCATTGCTACACCCAACCTTGGATGGAGGCCTTATTGTCCCCAAGTAAACGCTCGAGGTCTTCATTGGAACTGGACACTGGCTGGCACTTACGCAGTCCAACCATGCCCTGGTGGCGCCACTGGACTTGCTAGATGGAA ATGCACTCTGACGCCTATTCATCATACTGAAGAAGATCGGCCGCGAAGACGAGGAGCTGGTCTACAATCTGGAGAGAATTACCACGACCTGGGACTAGAGCCTAGTGATAGGCACCTGCAGCTCATGAGAAGGCTTGGCTCTGAAGCCTTACTCAAAG GCGACGCTTTACCAGAATGGCATGGTCTGACACCAGATTTGAGCGAGTGCCGATCCGTTTGGCTGAACAGCTTAGAAGCCAGAGTGAGGGAAGGAGAGTCACTCCTCAGCATTAGTAATGACTTGGCACAG GTTACATCATCAAAGACGCTATACGGCGGTGACATGATGACGACGACAAGTATAATGAAGAAGCTGGCACAGCGCATGTCGCAAAATGTACAGACGTTTCCAGACCCGAAACAGAGAGAGGCCATCGTGACTGATATGCTGCTTGGAGTAATTAAGACTG GATCGAACCTTCTAGAAGAAAGCCAGCGCGCGTCCTGGGCAGACCTGAGCGCGGAAGCTCAAAACCGTGTCGCAAGCGCACTGCTCACTCAACTCGAAGAAAACGCCTTCCTATTGGCTGATGCCGTCACCAAGGAAAAGACTATACTGCAGATCGTTAAGAATATTT GTCTTTCGGTCAGGGTACTAGAAGTAAAGAACGTGGAAGACGAGACGTTTCCATCCATCATCGCTCAAGAGCAGTGGAAAGCTTCTGAGGACACCATCACCATTCCCAAAGCTGCTTTACTAG ATAACCGTCAAAACGACCTGGTCCGCATCGTGTTCTTTGCCTTCGACCGTCTGGAGCAGATCCTGCCCCCAACCTTTGGCAAGAGTCCGCAGTTCGCCGCCTTCTCCTCTGACCCTTCTTCTTCCACCACCAGCCTCAACTCGGAACGGGAGAAGAGGAATATCACCAGGGTTTTGAATTCTAAG GTGATATCAGCCAGCCTGGGTAATGGGCGGCACATCCAGCTCTCACAGATGGTGCATCTGACCATGAAACATCTGAAGACAGAGAACGTCACGAACCCAGCCTGTGTCTTCTGGGACTATACTTTGCA CGGCTGGTCTCCCGAAGGTTGCCACGTTGAGTGGTCCAACAGCACCCACACAGGCTGCGCCTGTTCCCATCTCACCAACTTCGCGATCCTCATGGATGTCCACGGCGTTTCCATCGGAGCCAAGCATGAAATGGCTCTAAGGTTACTGACCTTCATTGGATGCGCCATTTCTGCCGTCGCACTGTTAGCTGCAATCATTGTGTTCCAGTGCTTCAGGAATATGAAG TCGGATCGTGTCCTCATCCATAAGAACCTCTGTGCCTGTCTGCTCATTGCTGAAGTAGTCTTCATGCTGGGAATCGATCAGACCCAGGACCGGATTCTCTGCGGCATCATAGCTGGTCTACTGCATTACTTCTTCCTGGCTGCCTTCGCTTGGATGTTTCTTGAAG GATTCCATCTCTACGCGATGCTAGTAGAAGTCTTTGAGCCGGAGCGACCCCGGGCCCGCTGGTACTGCGCAAGCGCGTATTTGGCGCCCGCTCTGGTGGTGCTGGCGTCAGCAGCGGCCTTCCCAGGAGGCTACGGCACGCCGCAGCATTGCTGGCTGTCCACTGACCGGCTGTTTGTGATGAGCTTCGTAGGGCCAGTGGCCCTGGTGTTaact GCGAACTGGATATGCTTGAGCATGGTCATATACATGATGTGCCATCATTCTACAGTCTCCATTAAGGCGAAAGAAAATTCTAAATTGTACAAAATCAG GGTCTGGTTGAACAGCTCCCTAGTGCTGGCCTTCCTCCTTGGCCTGACCTGGACTTTCGGTCTGCTGTACTTGAACGAGCAGACGGTGGGCGTGGCTTATGCCTTCACCATCCTCAATTCCCTGCAAGGACTTTTCATCTTTATCTTCCACTGTCTGCAGAATGAAATC TTCCAGAAAGAATGCGCTCGTCTCGGCCGCCGGCACCCTTGGCTATCCTGCTGCCTCTACTTCACTGGGCAACCGTCACAGCCAATGCCTCACAACAACGCAGCCACGGCATCGTCTTCTAACCATGTAGACACGAGGCAGGGTTCAGTGAAGAGCAGGAGATACCATCAGAGCGCCGCTGCGGATAGTGAGGACGCTGTTGATCCGAGAGATGTGACG AGCTACAATCTCCAACCGGAAACATCGAGATGGAACGTACGCCCCACCGCTCCAATATACGTACCAAGCGACGAGACCCGATCTATGCGTGTACCTACACCACTAAACATACCACATAGCGCATCCCACACGCAAAGCATAGCGTCTATGCATAGCTACAGGCATATGGACGCTCCGAACGATTACCAGAATCTTCGCTCGCGGTCGCCATCTTGTTTCTCGAACAAAATGGCGGCGTCAGTTGGCGGGAACGAATGGAACAATGGGAGCATGTGGAAG AACACTTCTTCTAAACACCACCCGAGTGGTACAGCGACGCTGCCGCATCACGACACTCTGTCGCGTCAACTGGCCCAACAGAATCATCTACATAGCCCCTACAACGAGTGTGAAGTCCCCACCCACACCCCTGGCTCCCCTCGACACGCCATCAAAGACGAGGAAAGCCCTCTCCACCACCAAGGATATCAAACAACAAGAAGCTACAATCACGACTTCAGAAACCCTCACGTCTACATGTCCCAACATTCACCAGGAAGCCAGGAAATGATCTTTCGAAAACACTACAAAGATGAAAACAGACGAAAGCACCACCATCACCATGGCAGCCAAAATATAAACCACACGTACTCTGAAATAGCTTCTCAACAGGGTAGGATATACAGACGTGGCTCTGAGCAAGAATTTCGAGTCATCCAAGACGATCCAGTGTACGAAGAAATAGAAAGAAACGAGACTCTTATGTCGGACATGTCTGATGACAACTCTGGCCCGGATAACTGTAGGCAAAACCCTGGGCACCACGGCTCTTCTAGCTCCAAGTTTTATGGGGACCACCGGCCTCTCATCTCTTACAGCCCAGGTGAAAGGCATCACCACGATCAGGAGCATTACGGGAAGTATGGTAAGTGGGATACTATAGAGAGAGCGTATGATCCCAGGCATGCTTACGAAAGTGGGAGGCTGATGCATCCTGCGTATCATCAACCACAGGAGAACAATATGAGGGCATTGGCTGCGGTGCTCAATGGAGAGAATAATGTAGTTTGTCATTTGGAGCCGCACAACTCATACGATGCCTACCAACCACAAGCAGGCAACCCAAGGACTGTTTCACAACCCAGTTTCTAG